One window of Ailuropoda melanoleuca isolate Jingjing chromosome 3, ASM200744v2, whole genome shotgun sequence genomic DNA carries:
- the MACIR gene encoding macrophage immunometabolism regulator yields the protein MEVDVNGESRSTLATLPLPVAEASPPGKAEAEKPRCSSTPCSPMRRTVSGYQILHMDSNYLVGFTTGEELLKFAQKCTGGEESKGEAVPSLRSKQLDAGLARSSRLYKTRSRYYQPYEIPAVNGRRRRRMPSSGDKCTKSLPYEPYKALHGPLPLCLLKGKRAHSKSLDYLNLDKMSIKEPADTEVLQYQLQHLTLRGDRVFARNNT from the coding sequence ATGGAAGTCGACGTCAACGGAGAGTCCAGAAGTACCCTGGCCACGCTGCCCTTGCCCGTGGCCGAGGCGAGCCCCCCGGGCAAGGCGGAAGCCGAGAAGCCCCGCTGCTCCAGCACGCCGTGCTCGCCCATGCGCCGGACTGTGTCGGGCTACCAGATTCTCCACATGGACTCTAACTATTTGGTTGGCTTCACAACTGGTGAGGAACTCCTGAAGTTCGCCCAGAAGTGCACAGGAGGTGAAGAGAGTAAGGGAGAGGCTGTGCCTTCCTTGCGCTCCAAAcagctggatgcaggactcgcGCGTTCCTCCCGCTTGTATAAAACCCGAAGCAGGTACTACCAGCCGTACGAGATCCCGGCTGTGAACGGCAGGAGGCGAAGGCGGATGCCCAGCTCAGGAGACAAGTGCACTAAATCCTTACCTTACGAACCTTACAAGGCCCTCCATGGGCCTCTGCCTCTTTGTCTTCTCAAAGGTAAGAGGGCTCACTCCAAATCCCTGGACTACCTCAATCTAGATAAAATGAGCATCAAGGAGCCAGCCGACACAGAAGTGCTACAGTACCAGCTTCAACACCTCACCCTCAGAGGGGACCGTGTGTTCGCTAGGAATAACACATGA